Proteins from one Cicer arietinum cultivar CDC Frontier isolate Library 1 chromosome 3, Cicar.CDCFrontier_v2.0, whole genome shotgun sequence genomic window:
- the LOC101499955 gene encoding uncharacterized protein — protein sequence MKSLSSVGLGLSIVFGCLLLALVAEVYYLLWWKKRIIKREIENDNVNPMKEIFHMFCWKTSSTSFTPPNLCSSMTICENFVHDPELQQQQQQSHSQNTKDFLFKTFGDQDGMEEADYMMMRQQNDPLVPPRFLFTIVEESKEDLESEDGNKSKCGKDSNGRSLGDLLDVETPYLTPIESPNFFTPPFTPINCISPYNQHGFNPLFESATDAEFNKIKSSPPPKFKFLQEAEEKLRRKLQDDDSLLTIVVDKKFEREVNHQFHPQQYHSSTSQVLPLAS from the coding sequence atgaaatctTTGAGTAGTGTAGGTCTTGGTCTAAGCATTGTTTTTGGTTGTCTTTTATTGGCATTAGTAGCTGAAGTTTACTACTTATTATGGTGGAAGAAGAGAATAATCAAAAGAGAGATTGAAAATGACAATGTTAACCCTATGAAAGAAATTTTCCACATGTTTTGTTGGAAAACATCATCAACATCTTTCACTCCACCAAATCTTTGTTCTTCAATGACAATATGTGAAAATTTTGTGCATGACCCtgaattacaacaacaacaacaacaatctcATTCACAAAACACCAAAGATTTTCTTTTCAAAACCTTTGGTGATCAAGATGGCATGGAGGAGGCAGATTACATGATGATGAGGCAACAAAATGACCCTTTAGTCCCTCCAAGATTTTTGTTCACAATAGTTGAAGAATCAAAAGAAGATTTAGAATCTGAAGATGGAAACAAATCTAAATGTGGAAAAGATTCCAATGGTAGAAGTTTAGGTGATTTATTAGATGTTGAAACACCTTATTTGACACCTATTGAATCACCAAATTTTTTTACACCTCCTTTTACTCCTATTAATTGTATTAGTCCTTATAATCAACATGGTTTCAACCCTCTTTTTGAATCAGCAACTGATGCTGAGttcaataaaatcaaatcatCACCTCCTCCTAAATTTAAGTTCTTACAAGAAGCTGAAGAGAAGCTTAGGAGAAAATTGCAAGATGATGATTCTCTATTAACAATTGTTGTTGACAAGAAATTTGAAAGAGAGGTTAATCATCAATTTCATCCACAGCAGTATCATTCAAGCACTTCTCAGGTACTTCCGTTAGCTTCTTGA